The Pontibacter pudoricolor genome contains a region encoding:
- a CDS encoding DUF4269 domain-containing protein — protein MNFTTIEYLKTGTPKQQEAYDVLTKYSIMEYLQPYSPILAGTIPIDVDIENSDLDIICYWQNADEFKINLCKYFYGYKDIQIVDKLVRDQRTIIANFKVSNFEIEIFGQNKPSQEQYAYRHMVIENYLLLSKGNQFRQTIRELKVQGFKTEPAFAYALGLQETHILNF, from the coding sequence ATGAATTTCACTACTATTGAATATTTAAAGACTGGAACTCCTAAGCAACAGGAAGCATATGATGTGCTCACCAAATATTCAATTATGGAATATTTGCAACCGTATTCTCCCATATTGGCGGGAACAATTCCGATAGACGTTGATATAGAAAACAGTGATTTAGACATTATTTGTTACTGGCAAAATGCCGACGAGTTCAAGATTAACTTATGCAAATACTTCTACGGTTATAAAGACATTCAAATAGTTGATAAATTGGTTCGTGATCAACGTACCATAATTGCTAATTTTAAAGTCTCAAACTTTGAGATTGAAATATTCGGACAGAATAAGCCTTCACAAGAGCAGTATGCCTACAGGCACATGGTAATAGAAAACTATCTTCTACTGTCCAAGGGGAATCAATTCAGGCAAACCATTAGGGAACTTAAAGTTCAGGGATTTAAAACGGAGCCAGCTTTTGCCTATGCATTAGGATTGCAGGAGACCCATATCTTGAACTTCTAA
- the ychF gene encoding redox-regulated ATPase YchF has protein sequence MGLRCGIVGLPNVGKSTLFNAISNAKAESANYPFCTIEPNVGVITVPDERLQILEELVHPERVLPTVIEFVDIAGLVKGASKGEGLGNKFLANIREVDAIIHVVRCFEDPNIVHVAGKVDPISDKEIIDTELQLKDLESVDKKLLKVQRSAKAGDAKAKKEYASLEKYKTHLEAGLNARSLDATDEDKEAVEDLNLLTAKPVIYAANVDEESVNTGNQFSKALEEHVKAENAEVVLISASIEAQIAELTDEEEKEMFLAEYNLKESGLSKLIKASYSLLNLITYFTAGVKEVRAWTIGKGWKAPAAAGVIHTDFEKGFIRAEVIKLKDYQEYKSEAKIKEAGKMAVEGKEYVVQDGDIMHFRFNV, from the coding sequence ATGGGATTAAGATGCGGCATCGTGGGCTTGCCAAACGTAGGTAAGTCAACTTTATTTAACGCTATTTCTAACGCCAAGGCAGAATCTGCCAACTACCCTTTCTGTACCATTGAGCCAAACGTGGGCGTAATTACCGTACCTGATGAGCGTTTGCAGATACTGGAGGAATTAGTGCATCCTGAGCGTGTGTTACCAACTGTAATTGAGTTTGTTGACATTGCCGGGTTGGTAAAAGGTGCTAGTAAAGGCGAAGGTCTGGGCAACAAATTCCTGGCAAACATACGAGAAGTGGATGCCATTATACACGTAGTACGTTGCTTCGAGGACCCGAACATTGTGCACGTTGCCGGTAAAGTGGATCCGATCTCAGATAAAGAAATTATAGATACAGAGCTGCAGTTAAAAGACCTGGAGTCTGTTGACAAGAAATTGCTGAAAGTGCAGCGCTCCGCAAAAGCAGGCGATGCAAAAGCAAAGAAAGAGTATGCCAGCCTGGAGAAATACAAGACCCATCTGGAGGCTGGTCTGAACGCGCGTAGCCTTGATGCAACTGATGAAGACAAAGAAGCTGTAGAGGACCTTAACCTGCTTACAGCTAAGCCGGTGATCTATGCCGCTAACGTAGACGAGGAATCTGTTAACACTGGTAATCAGTTCTCGAAAGCACTGGAAGAACATGTGAAAGCTGAAAATGCTGAAGTTGTTCTGATCTCGGCTTCTATTGAGGCGCAGATCGCAGAGCTTACTGACGAAGAGGAAAAGGAGATGTTTTTGGCAGAATATAACCTGAAAGAGTCTGGTTTGAGCAAGCTGATAAAGGCGTCTTATAGTTTACTGAACCTGATCACTTACTTTACAGCAGGTGTAAAAGAAGTACGTGCCTGGACGATTGGTAAAGGCTGGAAAGCGCCTGCAGCGGCCGGTGTAATTCATACAGATTTTGAAAAAGGCTTTATCCGTGCCGAGGTTATCAAACTAAAAGACTACCAGGAGTATAAGTCAGAAGCGAAGATAAAAGAAGCCGGTAAAATGGCTGTAGAAGGTAAAGAATATGTGGTACAGGATGGTGACATTATGCACTTCCGTTTCAACGTATAG
- a CDS encoding DUF58 domain-containing protein — protein sequence MKQPITLADVQKFENMEFLAKQLVEGFITGLHQSPYHGFSVEFSEHRLYNSGESTRHIDWKVFARTDKLFVKRYEEETNLRCHLLLDVSPSMYYPTDSHGKIKFSILCAAAIATVLRKQRDAVGLVTFADTIQLQTPVRSTASHLHTLLLLLQQQLEAKPALSGTEVPGVIHQIAQQIPKRSLVIIFSDMLGRNEDMDTTFSALQHLKHQKHEVLIFHVMDRKTEEEFDFAERPYIFVDIETGQELKLQPSQVRDNYKTAVANYKRELALKCGQYKIDFVPVDISEPFDKVLYSYLVKRAKVR from the coding sequence ATGAAGCAGCCCATCACCCTTGCCGATGTTCAGAAATTTGAGAACATGGAGTTTCTGGCAAAGCAGTTGGTGGAAGGCTTTATTACCGGTTTGCATCAGTCGCCGTACCATGGTTTCTCGGTAGAGTTTTCGGAGCACCGCCTGTATAATAGCGGCGAAAGTACCCGCCACATCGACTGGAAAGTTTTTGCCCGCACCGACAAGCTTTTTGTTAAGCGCTACGAAGAAGAAACCAACCTCCGCTGCCACCTTTTACTGGATGTGTCGCCGTCCATGTACTACCCTACAGACTCGCATGGTAAGATAAAATTCAGTATACTTTGTGCAGCGGCTATTGCGACCGTTTTGCGCAAACAGCGCGATGCCGTTGGGTTGGTAACGTTTGCTGATACCATTCAACTACAAACGCCGGTTCGCTCCACGGCTTCTCATTTGCACACCTTATTACTGCTGCTTCAACAGCAATTAGAGGCTAAGCCGGCCCTCTCCGGAACCGAAGTGCCAGGAGTCATTCACCAGATCGCGCAGCAAATTCCTAAACGGTCTCTGGTTATTATTTTCAGTGATATGCTGGGGCGCAATGAGGATATGGACACTACTTTTTCGGCATTACAGCACCTGAAACACCAGAAACACGAAGTGCTGATTTTCCATGTGATGGACCGCAAAACGGAAGAAGAGTTTGACTTTGCCGAGCGGCCCTACATTTTTGTGGATATAGAGACAGGGCAGGAGCTGAAGTTGCAGCCATCGCAGGTGCGCGACAACTATAAAACGGCTGTTGCGAACTATAAACGCGAGCTTGCGCTAAAGTGTGGCCAGTATAAAATAGATTTTGTGCCTGTAGATATCAGCGAGCCTTTTGATAAGGTGCTGTATAGTTACCTGGTAAAACGGGCGAAGGTGCGTTAA
- a CDS encoding septal ring lytic transglycosylase RlpA family protein, with protein sequence MNLCSILLVFLLSFSSGNTTYIANGKASYYADRMQGQRTASGERYDKTQLTAAHPTLPFNTFVEVTNLANGKSVIVKINDRMPKGSRIIDLSRAAAKEIDMIRAGVGKVTLKEVNPMEEQQEVPFAVSEAKPDKTN encoded by the coding sequence ATGAATTTATGTTCAATTTTACTAGTATTCCTTCTCTCTTTTTCATCGGGTAACACCACCTATATAGCTAACGGTAAGGCATCTTACTACGCCGACCGTATGCAGGGGCAGCGCACTGCCAGCGGCGAACGCTACGACAAAACACAGTTGACTGCCGCGCATCCAACACTTCCTTTCAACACTTTTGTAGAGGTTACCAACCTGGCAAATGGCAAATCGGTTATAGTTAAAATAAACGATCGTATGCCGAAAGGTAGCCGCATCATAGATCTGTCCAGAGCTGCTGCAAAAGAGATCGATATGATTCGTGCCGGTGTAGGTAAGGTAACTTTAAAAGAAGTAAACCCAATGGAAGAGCAACAAGAAGTGCCTTTTGCCGTTTCAGAAGCAAAGCCAGATAAAACCAACTAA
- a CDS encoding nuclear transport factor 2 family protein, with the protein MPNSAIQQTIETYIAAYNNFDVEAMIAQLHPDIEFENIANGEVTLSIKGTKAFKQQAEVATKYFKHREQKITQLTITDTKADAQIDYSAILAIDLPNGMKACDKLELKGKSVFTIEDGKIIRLQDYS; encoded by the coding sequence ATGCCAAACTCCGCCATCCAACAAACTATAGAAACCTACATCGCAGCCTACAACAACTTTGATGTAGAAGCCATGATTGCGCAGTTACACCCTGATATTGAATTTGAGAATATTGCGAATGGAGAAGTGACGCTAAGTATAAAAGGTACAAAAGCCTTTAAGCAGCAGGCTGAAGTAGCTACCAAATACTTTAAACACCGCGAGCAGAAAATTACGCAGCTAACTATAACTGATACTAAAGCCGACGCACAAATAGACTACTCAGCTATACTTGCAATAGATTTACCAAACGGGATGAAAGCCTGCGATAAGCTGGAGTTGAAAGGAAAGTCTGTATTTACTATTGAGGATGGTAAAATCATCCGGTTACAGGATTATAGTTAG
- a CDS encoding class I SAM-dependent DNA methyltransferase, translated as MSSIQKAYNSWAAQYDTNQNRTRDLEGKGLRTTLATIDFERVLEIGCGTGKNTVWLQEKATHVTAVDFSEEMLTKAKQKIASDSVQFVQADITNNWSFIDKKYELITFSLVLEHIANLEPIFRKASEVLVSGGHVYIGELHPFKQYTGSKARFDTENGQQILECYTHHISDFTQAAKQHGFIVADINEFFDDNDRSQLPRILTVLLQKV; from the coding sequence ATGTCAAGCATACAAAAAGCCTACAATAGTTGGGCAGCGCAATATGACACCAACCAAAACCGCACCCGCGACCTGGAAGGAAAGGGTTTGCGAACTACACTGGCAACTATAGATTTTGAACGCGTACTGGAAATTGGCTGTGGGACCGGCAAGAACACCGTCTGGCTCCAGGAAAAAGCTACCCATGTAACAGCTGTAGACTTTTCAGAAGAGATGCTTACAAAAGCGAAACAGAAAATCGCTTCTGATAGTGTTCAGTTCGTTCAGGCGGACATTACAAATAACTGGTCGTTTATTGATAAGAAGTATGAACTGATAACCTTTAGCCTCGTGCTGGAGCACATTGCTAACCTGGAACCTATTTTCAGGAAAGCTTCGGAAGTTTTGGTTTCCGGTGGACATGTTTATATAGGTGAGTTACATCCATTCAAACAATATACTGGCAGTAAAGCCCGCTTCGATACTGAAAATGGCCAACAAATACTGGAGTGCTACACCCACCATATTTCCGACTTCACACAAGCCGCCAAACAACACGGTTTTATAGTTGCAGATATCAACGAGTTCTTCGACGATAACGATCGCTCGCAGCTTCCCAGAATTTTAACTGTACTCTTGCAGAAAGTATAG
- a CDS encoding DUF3276 family protein: protein MEENNEKAEIYSQRVRAGKRTYFFDVKSTRSNDFYVTITESKRKFKDETFSYEKHKIFLYKEDFVKFMEALQGTIEHVKSELLTEEALAALEASETMETMESTEPVTVSADATFDEELKWE from the coding sequence GTGGAAGAGAACAACGAAAAAGCAGAAATTTATTCCCAAAGAGTAAGAGCCGGGAAGAGAACGTATTTCTTTGATGTGAAATCAACTCGCTCAAACGACTTCTATGTGACCATCACAGAGAGTAAAAGAAAGTTCAAAGATGAGACCTTCTCGTACGAAAAGCACAAGATCTTTCTTTATAAAGAAGACTTTGTGAAATTTATGGAAGCACTGCAGGGAACAATTGAGCACGTTAAATCTGAGCTGCTAACCGAGGAAGCACTTGCTGCTTTAGAGGCATCTGAAACGATGGAAACGATGGAATCAACGGAGCCCGTAACCGTATCTGCCGACGCAACTTTTGATGAAGAACTCAAGTGGGAGTAA